The following are from one region of the Enterobacter huaxiensis genome:
- a CDS encoding ammonia monooxygenase: MHTQNVKTAASESTGRWGLNPKIRQACVIAEQRTYLLELCQVWNLQLSESDEAEEVCNILCAMSKNVWYEGVLDWMRDKPLLSFRIVQPWLEAKAHAERLYGDTGLAAWAYANQSLKKCMTFEYAMLAE, translated from the coding sequence ATGCACACACAAAACGTCAAAACCGCCGCTTCAGAATCTACCGGAAGATGGGGTCTAAACCCAAAAATTCGTCAGGCCTGCGTTATCGCAGAACAGCGCACTTACCTGCTTGAGCTTTGCCAGGTGTGGAACCTGCAGCTTTCAGAGAGCGACGAGGCGGAAGAGGTCTGCAACATCCTGTGCGCCATGAGCAAAAACGTCTGGTACGAGGGTGTCCTGGACTGGATGCGCGATAAGCCGCTCCTGTCATTCCGCATCGTCCAGCCGTGGCTTGAGGCAAAAGCCCACGCCGAGCGCCTTTATGGTGATACGGGGCTGGCTGCATGGGCGTATGCGAACCAGAGCCTGAAAAAATGCATGACCTTTGAATACGCCATGCTCGCAGAGTGA
- a CDS encoding MucR family transcriptional regulator — protein MATETERDGKIVCRECGRAFSFLAPHLRMAHEMPVSEYRERWGIAKHVPLASAEHSAKCQENVLRRIGSGELDPDLQVRMMAEGYARVKDRGRPSALKKKSSSRTATTHRIWETSPAIKRVSGDLKREAVRRMKTRVETAETVREIADELKLSPSCLYRWQAEAG, from the coding sequence ATGGCGACTGAGACAGAAAGGGATGGAAAAATTGTCTGCAGGGAGTGCGGCAGGGCATTTTCCTTTCTGGCGCCACATCTGCGTATGGCGCATGAGATGCCAGTGAGCGAATATCGCGAGCGCTGGGGTATAGCAAAACATGTCCCGCTTGCCAGTGCCGAACACTCAGCGAAATGTCAGGAAAATGTCCTAAGACGTATCGGGAGCGGCGAGCTTGATCCTGACCTGCAGGTCAGGATGATGGCTGAGGGGTATGCCAGGGTAAAAGATCGGGGCAGGCCCTCAGCGCTGAAAAAAAAGTCGTCCTCCCGAACGGCGACCACACACCGGATTTGGGAAACATCCCCTGCTATAAAAAGGGTCAGCGGAGACCTCAAACGGGAGGCGGTGCGCAGAATGAAGACCCGTGTCGAAACGGCTGAAACGGTGCGCGAAATTGCTGATGAGCTGAAGCTCTCCCCAAGCTGTCTGTACCGCTGGCAGGCTGAAGCAGGCTAA
- a CDS encoding DNA polymerase III subunit theta — protein sequence MSQFNIAAKSKEEQDKVAVNLVASGVAYKERLNQPVVAEVVSREQPEHLREYFMERVRHYRILSAPLPYANDPIYVEMAEASGKPK from the coding sequence GTGTCTCAGTTCAACATTGCAGCCAAATCAAAAGAAGAGCAGGACAAAGTCGCCGTGAACCTGGTGGCTTCTGGAGTGGCATACAAGGAACGTTTGAACCAGCCGGTTGTAGCTGAGGTTGTGTCCAGAGAGCAGCCGGAGCATCTCAGAGAATATTTTATGGAGCGAGTCCGGCACTACCGCATACTCAGTGCTCCGCTGCCTTACGCAAACGATCCGATATATGTTGAAATGGCTGAAGCCAGCGGTAAGCCGAAGTGA
- a CDS encoding helix-turn-helix domain-containing protein produces the protein METPIKEIAEKFGYTVRTVNRRSYQLLGMSLGDWRQRLRVVKAIDLLEQGEKVEVEVQVVAYTVGYRSASAFISMFHRMTGRTHGSICTRHRQSEDPQEH, from the coding sequence ATGGAAACCCCTATAAAGGAAATCGCGGAAAAATTCGGATACACCGTCAGAACGGTCAATCGTCGCAGCTACCAGCTGCTGGGCATGTCACTCGGTGACTGGCGCCAGCGTCTGCGTGTCGTCAAAGCCATCGACCTTTTAGAGCAGGGCGAGAAAGTGGAAGTGGAAGTGCAAGTGGTAGCGTATACCGTCGGCTATAGAAGCGCCTCCGCGTTTATTTCTATGTTCCATAGAATGACAGGCAGAACCCACGGCAGTATTTGTACTCGCCATCGGCAGAGCGAAGATCCCCAAGAACATTAA
- a CDS encoding GGDEF domain-containing protein: MSLINNKSKISVLIIIVVTSFVLCLSFLTVISFKELNYIELVTSEIKNFYDLEFTQNEEIALSLSTTLTYKDYATTSNHAIAGKLIRINESKEGVNDLLAGIRIIEKNVKPIYLKNKYLISPSAGVLYFFDADTKPFQHAIFSHIVKEKELYTRKEPDHGFYSRLLNWNANDRLNSVTGIYADSLTGELEDTMYSPFFDLRSGRFMGYVYADISRSLNNKLARKFVDGKKWVSLYLRFDETGEGYCFYGSCENALLKNETQTSKHYVIIGGVDIVSLALNNHAFIIFCIMIILVDIIVFILHKKQNDYHHTRIFTDALTGVYNRRVLENLNSDDYAFIILFDCNEFKEINDSYGHDAGDRALKQIVQIIINNVREKDIVLRYGGDEFVVVIKHGSRQAVLMAERISSDIKRNPLILGYEQVQLSVSYGVSYVSTKISDAIAEADIKMFEQKKENKKSRVCSA, from the coding sequence ATGAGTTTAATAAATAATAAATCCAAAATAAGTGTGTTAATTATCATTGTTGTAACATCATTTGTGCTATGTCTTTCATTTCTTACTGTTATCTCATTTAAAGAATTGAATTATATTGAATTGGTCACTTCCGAAATAAAAAATTTTTACGATCTTGAATTTACCCAGAATGAAGAGATTGCATTATCCCTAAGCACAACGTTAACCTATAAAGATTATGCTACCACTAGCAATCATGCGATCGCAGGGAAACTGATTCGCATTAATGAAAGTAAAGAGGGAGTGAATGACTTGCTGGCAGGGATACGCATTATTGAAAAAAATGTAAAACCTATATATCTTAAAAATAAATATTTGATCTCCCCTTCAGCGGGAGTGTTATATTTTTTTGATGCTGACACCAAACCTTTTCAACATGCGATTTTTTCTCATATCGTTAAAGAGAAAGAATTATATACCAGAAAAGAACCAGATCACGGGTTTTATTCCCGATTGTTAAACTGGAACGCAAATGATAGACTAAACAGCGTTACGGGTATCTATGCTGATTCTTTAACCGGTGAGTTAGAGGATACGATGTACAGTCCATTTTTCGATCTACGAAGTGGACGGTTTATGGGGTACGTCTACGCCGATATCAGTCGATCATTGAATAACAAACTTGCTCGTAAGTTTGTAGACGGGAAAAAGTGGGTATCATTATATCTACGTTTTGATGAAACTGGTGAGGGGTACTGTTTTTATGGCAGTTGTGAAAATGCATTGCTTAAAAACGAAACTCAAACATCGAAGCATTACGTCATTATCGGCGGCGTTGATATTGTTTCCCTCGCCTTAAATAATCATGCGTTCATTATCTTTTGCATTATGATTATTTTGGTTGATATCATTGTTTTCATTTTGCATAAAAAACAAAATGACTATCATCATACAAGGATTTTTACAGATGCGCTCACCGGGGTATATAACCGACGCGTACTTGAGAATTTAAATTCTGATGATTATGCTTTTATTATTTTATTCGATTGCAATGAATTCAAAGAAATAAATGACAGCTATGGGCATGATGCTGGTGACAGGGCGCTGAAGCAGATCGTGCAGATCATCATCAATAATGTCAGAGAGAAGGATATCGTCCTGAGATATGGCGGTGATGAATTTGTCGTTGTGATAAAACATGGCAGCAGACAGGCCGTATTAATGGCTGAAAGGATCTCCTCTGATATCAAGAGAAACCCTCTAATTTTAGGTTATGAACAAGTTCAGCTTTCAGTCAGCTACGGCGTCTCGTACGTTTCGACCAAAATTTCTGATGCGATAGCTGAAGCTGATATAAAAATGTTCGAACAAAAAAAGGAAAATAAAAAGAGTAGAGTGTGTAGTGCTTAA
- a CDS encoding EAL domain-containing protein: MQEDIYTGRIDIVLQGIYSNKKRWGGEFLCRERKNDRLYSPAALLNDVQKNGHQIAFDKAMVKNILNVVNDLNIENLTINVHPESLSDAIFISWFCHSVHEKKIKPSNIILEVTEYTPFTSNVGVVNNLTDLKLSGFRVAMDDFGCDFSNLERYVLMAPYLDYIKINHKIYSEPQIFERLVHSIEALISRSAIIAECIENKDTAMYLDSKGIILQQGYYYHKPGGIGALRNEIASGMCP; this comes from the coding sequence ATGCAAGAAGATATATATACTGGGCGAATTGATATCGTCCTACAGGGCATTTATTCAAATAAGAAACGATGGGGAGGAGAATTTCTTTGCCGGGAAAGGAAAAATGACAGGCTGTACAGCCCTGCTGCACTCCTTAATGATGTACAAAAGAATGGACATCAGATAGCATTTGATAAAGCAATGGTTAAAAATATTCTTAACGTTGTTAATGATTTGAATATTGAGAATTTAACGATCAACGTTCATCCTGAAAGCCTTTCTGATGCTATATTTATCAGCTGGTTTTGTCATTCAGTTCATGAAAAAAAAATAAAACCATCAAACATTATTCTTGAAGTGACAGAATATACACCCTTCACATCTAATGTGGGCGTAGTGAATAATCTCACTGATTTGAAGCTTTCAGGGTTCCGCGTGGCAATGGATGATTTCGGCTGCGACTTTTCGAACCTTGAACGCTACGTGCTGATGGCCCCCTACTTAGACTACATCAAGATAAACCATAAAATATATTCAGAGCCACAGATCTTCGAGCGTTTGGTACACTCGATAGAAGCGTTGATATCAAGAAGCGCGATTATAGCCGAGTGTATCGAGAATAAAGATACTGCTATGTACTTGGACTCTAAGGGGATTATTCTACAGCAAGGCTATTATTACCATAAACCAGGGGGAATAGGGGCGTTAAGGAACGAGATTGCAAGCGGTATGTGCCCATGA
- a CDS encoding SgcJ/EcaC family oxidoreductase, with amino-acid sequence MKKLILAASIALLSTQAFAQSEMTCVKVTNAQIEALFDNWNNSLKTGDAKKVSENYVSDAVLLPTVSNKVRLTDAERVDYFKHFLAKKPTGKIESRTIRLGCNKAIDSGVYKFTFADKSEVTARYTFTYTFDGKEWKISSHHSSAMPEG; translated from the coding sequence ATGAAAAAATTAATTCTGGCCGCATCAATCGCATTACTGTCAACGCAAGCATTTGCACAGTCGGAAATGACCTGTGTAAAAGTGACGAATGCTCAGATCGAAGCTTTATTTGACAACTGGAATAACTCGCTTAAAACAGGAGATGCCAAAAAGGTCTCTGAGAATTACGTGAGTGATGCAGTACTGTTACCGACAGTGTCGAATAAAGTGCGATTGACTGACGCTGAGCGTGTCGACTATTTCAAACATTTCCTCGCGAAGAAACCAACCGGCAAAATTGAAAGCCGCACCATTCGCCTTGGCTGTAATAAAGCAATAGACAGTGGTGTCTATAAGTTTACGTTTGCTGACAAGTCTGAAGTGACCGCCCGTTACACGTTTACTTATACGTTTGATGGGAAAGAATGGAAAATCTCATCACACCACTCCTCAGCGATGCCGGAAGGCTAA
- a CDS encoding nucleotidyl transferase AbiEii/AbiGii toxin family protein has translation MDHISLTNEEELQAYSFTDLVAEKIRSVIQQVERNRSRRQDIYDLNFLMDVVTPDEKECHTILTILLDKSAERLPAGTVNPETLSLPDIRERSFREYARLRDEIEGDLPDFERAYDRLETFYRSLPWSQVSGWQNAQN, from the coding sequence ATGGATCACATCAGCCTGACGAATGAAGAAGAGTTACAGGCATACAGTTTTACTGACCTTGTTGCGGAAAAAATCCGTTCGGTTATTCAGCAGGTGGAACGCAACCGGTCCCGGCGTCAGGATATCTATGACCTGAATTTTCTGATGGATGTTGTGACGCCGGACGAGAAAGAATGCCACACCATCCTGACCATCCTGCTGGACAAATCTGCAGAAAGATTGCCTGCAGGTACAGTGAACCCTGAAACGCTCAGCCTTCCAGATATCAGGGAGCGCTCATTTCGTGAATATGCCCGTCTACGGGATGAAATCGAGGGAGATCTCCCAGATTTTGAACGTGCCTATGATCGGCTGGAGACATTTTACCGATCGCTGCCCTGGTCGCAGGTATCAGGGTGGCAGAATGCTCAGAACTGA
- a CDS encoding MarR family winged helix-turn-helix transcriptional regulator: protein MNRLHKPLLDPLGLTFPQYLVMLELFNGTPRTVGDIGNKLGMDTGTITPLLKRLEAAGRIVRMRDRADERRVLITLTDDGLALQSELWHVTEKIKSACQLSDAKLEELRDTLNNFAHPADN, encoded by the coding sequence ATGAACCGGTTACATAAGCCGTTGCTGGACCCGCTGGGGCTAACCTTTCCCCAGTATCTGGTCATGCTGGAGTTGTTTAACGGAACCCCACGCACCGTGGGTGATATCGGGAATAAGCTCGGCATGGATACCGGCACCATTACCCCCCTTCTCAAACGGCTTGAGGCTGCCGGACGCATAGTTCGCATGCGGGATCGCGCTGACGAAAGGCGAGTCCTCATTACTCTTACGGATGACGGGCTCGCTTTGCAAAGCGAGCTGTGGCACGTAACCGAAAAAATCAAATCAGCCTGTCAGTTATCGGATGCGAAGCTCGAGGAGTTACGAGATACCCTCAATAACTTTGCCCATCCCGCTGATAACTGA
- a CDS encoding NADPH-dependent F420 reductase, producing the protein MKIGIIGAGNIGATLAHKLSVQGHEVKLANSRGPETIAEIARRAGALAVERQEAVRDVDVIILSTPFDKHAELAELLRDVPESVIVIDTSNYYPFRDGDIEEIREGKPESVYASEIVKRPLVKAWNAVLAETLKDKGLVAGSPSRIAIPVAGDSTVAKSVALELVSQTGFDAVDAGTLSESWRQQPGTPAYCTELKTGELEAALKAADKTRAPLNRDALIKEFMSAGEQLTHDAIVKRNRAVTA; encoded by the coding sequence ATGAAAATAGGCATTATTGGCGCTGGAAACATTGGTGCGACTCTGGCACATAAGCTCTCTGTGCAGGGCCATGAGGTCAAACTGGCTAACTCAAGGGGACCGGAAACAATTGCAGAGATTGCGCGAAGAGCTGGGGCGCTGGCGGTTGAGCGTCAGGAAGCCGTACGAGATGTGGATGTCATCATCCTCTCTACGCCCTTTGATAAGCATGCTGAACTGGCTGAACTCTTGCGTGATGTTCCGGAGAGCGTGATCGTCATTGATACGTCTAACTACTATCCCTTCCGCGACGGGGACATTGAAGAGATCCGTGAAGGCAAACCTGAAAGCGTGTATGCCAGTGAAATAGTCAAACGCCCTCTTGTCAAAGCCTGGAACGCTGTTCTGGCGGAGACGCTTAAAGATAAAGGGCTGGTTGCCGGTTCACCCTCACGTATCGCTATTCCGGTTGCCGGCGACAGTACGGTAGCAAAATCTGTTGCACTAGAACTGGTCAGTCAGACCGGTTTCGATGCAGTTGATGCCGGTACGCTTAGCGAATCATGGCGGCAACAGCCCGGCACGCCAGCCTACTGTACTGAGCTAAAAACCGGAGAGCTTGAAGCAGCCCTTAAGGCAGCGGATAAAACTCGCGCTCCACTAAACAGAGATGCGTTGATCAAGGAGTTTATGTCTGCAGGCGAACAACTCACTCATGATGCCATCGTTAAACGTAACCGTGCAGTAACGGCCTGA
- a CDS encoding NADPH-dependent F420 reductase, with protein sequence MINYEKYRIAVLGTGHIGKTLARSLASAGHSVKVANSRGPETIAPDVLETGAEAADAASAVQDAQVVILSIPMAKVADIAPLIRTLPSHVIVADTSNYYPHRDGIIDGFSDGQVESAWVAHLLNRPLVKAWNAIGSDSLATKGKAEGTAGRISIPVAGNIVEHKKLIMRLVSDTGFDAFDAGTVEESWRQQPGAPCYCTDLTFDEMKSAIAATEKTRLPARRDIAVQAIQERMGDKQSNPTADYIVRLHRALFM encoded by the coding sequence ATGATTAATTATGAAAAGTACCGGATTGCTGTTCTGGGAACCGGCCATATCGGTAAAACGCTTGCTCGCAGTCTCGCCTCTGCCGGTCACTCCGTTAAGGTTGCAAATTCACGTGGGCCTGAAACGATAGCCCCCGACGTGCTTGAAACGGGCGCTGAAGCAGCCGATGCAGCCAGTGCAGTACAGGATGCACAGGTTGTCATCCTGTCCATACCTATGGCAAAGGTTGCGGATATCGCGCCTCTGATCCGGACATTACCCAGTCATGTTATCGTTGCTGACACGTCGAACTATTACCCACATCGCGACGGAATCATCGATGGGTTCTCAGATGGTCAGGTCGAAAGCGCGTGGGTAGCGCATCTCCTGAACCGTCCACTGGTGAAGGCCTGGAATGCAATAGGTTCAGATTCTCTCGCTACAAAAGGTAAAGCAGAGGGTACAGCAGGACGTATTTCAATTCCGGTGGCAGGGAATATCGTAGAGCACAAAAAATTGATTATGCGTCTTGTCAGTGATACGGGGTTTGACGCCTTCGATGCAGGTACAGTTGAGGAGTCATGGCGTCAACAACCGGGTGCACCTTGCTACTGTACTGACCTCACATTTGATGAAATGAAGTCAGCGATCGCCGCAACGGAAAAAACACGGCTGCCTGCGCGTCGGGATATTGCTGTTCAGGCAATTCAGGAGCGAATGGGCGATAAGCAATCCAATCCGACTGCAGATTATATTGTTCGATTACACCGGGCTCTTTTTATGTAA
- a CDS encoding site-specific integrase, protein MNTSPWNKDRIIGQKRPLQISHIWGIRIRLELEGKTRDLALFNMALDSKLRGCDLVNLKVSDVAYGSSVSSRATVLQQKTGSPVQFEITKGTREAVAALIKLGNLHSKDFLFRSRIGTNRHISTRQYSRIFHGWVEKLGLEASLYSTHSMRRTKPYLIYKKTKNLRVIQLLLGHKKLESTVRYLGIEVNDALEISESIEV, encoded by the coding sequence ATGAACACGTCACCGTGGAATAAAGACCGTATCATAGGCCAAAAAAGACCACTTCAGATATCTCATATCTGGGGGATCCGAATCCGGCTTGAACTGGAAGGTAAAACGCGTGATTTAGCTCTGTTCAATATGGCCTTAGACAGTAAGCTACGAGGCTGCGATCTGGTGAACCTCAAAGTATCTGATGTTGCATATGGTAGCTCGGTTTCAAGCAGAGCAACGGTGCTGCAACAGAAAACCGGTAGCCCTGTGCAATTTGAGATAACCAAAGGGACAAGAGAAGCTGTTGCTGCATTGATAAAGCTTGGCAATTTGCACAGTAAAGACTTCTTGTTTCGGTCTCGGATCGGAACTAACCGGCACATATCAACCCGACAATACAGCCGAATTTTTCATGGGTGGGTAGAAAAGCTTGGTCTCGAAGCTTCGCTTTACAGCACACATTCCATGAGAAGAACAAAACCTTACCTGATATACAAGAAAACCAAGAATCTTCGGGTGATCCAACTTCTGTTGGGCCATAAGAAACTGGAAAGCACTGTCCGTTATCTAGGCATCGAAGTCAATGATGCGTTAGAGATCTCTGAATCGATTGAAGTCTAA
- a CDS encoding sugar phosphate isomerase/epimerase family protein: MASMVGYARTEAQDDIAIQMYTLRNVGNTDAQFAMAKKAGFSHVELVGDHHMDLPTMKETLKKYQLNVISSHVQLSALESERGKIVAFNKGIGNFHLVVPWIEVNERPTTKQGWIDYARRLDRMGEALRNEGMSLSYHNHNFEMKKYDDVTALDLIMKHTHKNNLSLELDVAWAARGGQDPASIIARYSGRVYAIHAKDNAAIGIRDDEMNFTPAGEGLLEWRSIISAGRSSGVEWYIVEHDAPKDPWTIITTSRHNLKEMLQKHP; this comes from the coding sequence ATGGCAAGCATGGTGGGGTATGCCCGCACCGAAGCGCAGGACGATATTGCTATTCAGATGTACACGCTTAGAAATGTTGGTAATACCGATGCACAGTTTGCCATGGCTAAAAAAGCGGGATTTTCACATGTAGAACTTGTCGGTGATCATCACATGGATTTACCGACAATGAAGGAAACGTTGAAAAAATATCAGCTTAACGTTATTTCATCGCATGTACAGCTATCTGCTCTTGAGAGCGAGCGCGGAAAAATTGTTGCTTTTAACAAAGGCATAGGAAACTTTCACCTCGTTGTCCCATGGATTGAGGTTAATGAACGACCTACGACAAAACAGGGATGGATAGATTACGCCAGGAGGCTTGATCGTATGGGGGAGGCGTTAAGAAATGAAGGAATGTCGTTGTCTTACCATAATCATAATTTTGAGATGAAGAAGTATGATGATGTGACAGCCCTGGATTTGATTATGAAGCATACCCACAAGAATAATCTTAGCCTTGAACTCGATGTGGCATGGGCTGCACGTGGAGGACAGGATCCTGCGTCAATAATTGCAAGATATTCAGGACGCGTCTATGCGATTCATGCAAAAGATAACGCTGCTATCGGGATTCGTGATGACGAAATGAATTTCACTCCGGCAGGTGAAGGTTTGCTGGAATGGCGCTCAATCATCAGTGCGGGGAGAAGCAGTGGGGTTGAGTGGTATATTGTTGAGCATGACGCGCCAAAAGATCCCTGGACTATCATAACGACCTCACGTCATAACCTTAAGGAAATGCTTCAAAAACATCCGTAA
- a CDS encoding LysR family transcriptional regulator, which produces MSSRLSTTLTRSDLAELNAFLITEKRRSFTKAAIELGITTSALSHTIRNLETRLGVRLLNRTSRTVSPTEAGASLALRLETGFKEIGDALEEINRMRDRPVGKLRLNVLSDGARLIMARHLPRFISKYPEVELEISVDDRMVDIVQEGFDAGIRFGGTVPEDLVAVRLGGELRWVAVASPRYLYQHTPPAVPEDLRLHNCIQLRTGQGVIYKWEFRKGEDYRVVDVRGQLCVSETALAIELALSGVGIAYCLEDRVSDYIRDGRLRIVLPEWAPLEEPMYLYYPGHRQVPQGLKELIETLREEIELTHAVSA; this is translated from the coding sequence ATGTCCTCCAGACTGTCTACCACGCTCACCCGAAGCGATCTTGCTGAGCTCAACGCATTTCTTATCACTGAGAAAAGGCGCAGTTTTACTAAGGCCGCCATAGAACTGGGGATCACCACCTCTGCGCTGAGCCATACCATACGCAATCTCGAGACGCGCCTGGGTGTCAGGTTGTTGAACAGAACAAGCCGTACGGTCTCTCCGACCGAAGCGGGCGCAAGCCTTGCTCTGCGTCTTGAAACAGGCTTTAAAGAAATAGGCGACGCGCTTGAGGAAATTAACCGCATGCGCGATCGGCCCGTTGGAAAGCTCAGGCTTAATGTGCTGAGTGACGGAGCACGCCTCATCATGGCGCGACATCTTCCACGCTTTATCAGCAAATATCCTGAAGTGGAACTCGAAATCAGCGTTGATGACAGAATGGTCGATATCGTCCAGGAAGGATTTGATGCCGGGATCCGCTTTGGCGGAACCGTTCCTGAAGATCTCGTTGCAGTCCGCCTGGGGGGAGAACTCAGATGGGTAGCGGTGGCATCGCCACGCTATCTTTATCAACATACTCCCCCTGCCGTGCCTGAGGATCTGCGCCTGCATAACTGCATTCAACTGCGCACCGGGCAAGGCGTCATCTACAAATGGGAATTCCGTAAAGGAGAAGACTATCGCGTAGTTGACGTCAGGGGGCAGCTCTGTGTGAGCGAAACGGCGCTGGCAATTGAGCTGGCGCTGTCCGGCGTCGGTATTGCTTACTGCCTCGAAGACCGGGTGAGTGATTATATTCGTGACGGCAGGCTCAGGATTGTCCTTCCTGAATGGGCTCCTCTGGAAGAGCCGATGTATCTGTACTATCCAGGTCACAGACAAGTTCCCCAGGGATTAAAGGAACTTATCGAAACTCTGAGAGAAGAAATAGAACTAACACATGCAGTTTCAGCCTGA
- a CDS encoding metallophosphoesterase, with the protein MFHIWTLIPALYVLFRFIRPLPAPVSVKIAVAGAMIVACEFHLITKLFTGNMFSPEIPKPLLLLTTGFFGMTVFMAVLLVLRDLFWILHRLVSGRRMKWHTAFWFILPVLAAMLTALALKNGTAVPEVKKIDVTLRSLSPRFDGYRIVQLTDLHASRLLPRSWIQDVVTRTRELDANMIVVTGDMIDGWPEARFSDIEPLGQLRAEDGVFAVTGNHEYYFGAENWIQTFEKLGLHFLNNAGYRISRGSDSLYLSGVTDVVAPSYGLPGPDLSLALKFSRPGETVILLDHRPENADEAAESGVSLQLSGHTHGGMIAGLDRLVASANNGFVSGLYEAGPLKLYVSNGSGIWNGFPFRLGKPAEITLITLHGETSNRIVE; encoded by the coding sequence GTGTTTCATATCTGGACCCTCATTCCAGCGCTTTACGTGCTGTTTCGTTTTATCAGGCCGCTTCCCGCCCCGGTTTCGGTAAAAATAGCCGTCGCAGGCGCAATGATTGTGGCCTGCGAGTTTCATCTGATCACGAAATTATTTACGGGGAATATGTTTTCTCCTGAGATACCAAAACCGTTGCTGCTGCTTACTACCGGGTTTTTCGGTATGACCGTCTTTATGGCAGTCCTGTTAGTACTGCGTGACCTGTTCTGGATATTGCACCGACTGGTATCAGGACGCCGGATGAAATGGCATACAGCTTTCTGGTTTATCCTGCCTGTTCTGGCGGCCATGCTCACAGCGCTGGCCCTGAAAAATGGTACAGCGGTTCCTGAAGTGAAAAAGATAGACGTCACGCTCAGGAGCCTGTCCCCCCGTTTTGATGGTTACCGGATAGTTCAACTGACGGATTTGCACGCCAGCAGACTGCTGCCGCGAAGCTGGATACAGGATGTTGTTACCCGCACCCGTGAGCTCGATGCGAATATGATTGTGGTTACCGGGGATATGATTGATGGCTGGCCAGAAGCGCGTTTCTCCGACATTGAGCCGCTTGGACAGCTGCGGGCTGAGGACGGCGTTTTTGCCGTAACGGGCAATCATGAATATTACTTCGGCGCTGAAAACTGGATCCAGACCTTTGAAAAACTGGGCCTGCATTTTCTTAATAATGCCGGTTACCGTATAAGCCGTGGCAGCGACTCGCTGTATCTGTCGGGCGTGACGGATGTCGTTGCGCCATCATACGGCCTGCCGGGTCCTGATCTGTCCCTGGCCCTGAAGTTTTCCCGCCCGGGTGAAACCGTCATCCTTCTTGACCACAGGCCTGAAAATGCTGACGAGGCCGCAGAAAGCGGAGTTAGCCTTCAGCTTTCCGGACATACTCACGGCGGTATGATTGCCGGTCTCGACAGGCTGGTCGCATCGGCTAATAACGGTTTTGTGTCCGGGCTGTATGAAGCAGGGCCCCTGAAGCTTTACGTCAGCAACGGTTCCGGCATCTGGAACGGTTTTCCCTTCCGGCTTGGAAAACCTGCCGAAATAACGCTTATCACCCTGCATGGCGAAACCAGCAACAGAATTGTTGAATAA